The uncultured Roseibium sp. genome contains a region encoding:
- a CDS encoding thioredoxin family protein, whose protein sequence is MRVFRSFFAIASLVIATGASAADRLPEPRLGDNGLHIQDWFHEGFLELEDDLATAADEGKDLLILVEQPGCPYCREMHQVNLRIPQIVDDIKDNFMVVQLDMRGSREVTDMDGTAMEERDLVRKWGVTFTPTLLFIPKEAADGSGNAKERAVMVMPGYFKPFHFDTMMHFITSDAYEGGGDFQRYLDDRAAKLRAEGKDVDIW, encoded by the coding sequence ATGCGTGTTTTCCGTTCATTTTTCGCAATCGCTAGCCTGGTTATCGCAACCGGCGCGTCTGCGGCTGATCGCCTGCCGGAGCCCAGGCTCGGCGACAATGGGCTGCATATCCAGGACTGGTTCCATGAGGGCTTTCTGGAACTGGAAGACGACCTCGCAACGGCTGCCGATGAAGGCAAAGACCTTCTCATTCTCGTCGAACAGCCCGGATGCCCCTATTGCCGGGAGATGCACCAGGTCAACCTGCGCATCCCGCAGATCGTCGATGACATCAAGGACAATTTCATGGTCGTGCAGCTCGACATGCGCGGCTCCCGCGAAGTGACCGACATGGACGGAACGGCCATGGAGGAACGCGACCTGGTACGCAAATGGGGGGTGACCTTTACCCCGACACTGCTTTTCATCCCCAAGGAAGCGGCCGATGGGTCCGGCAATGCCAAGGAGCGGGCCGTTATGGTGATGCCCGGCTATTTCAAGCCGTTCCACTTCGACACCATGATGCATTTCATCACCTCCGATGCCTACGAGGGCGGCGGCGACTTCCAGCGCTATCTGGACGACCGGGCCGCGAAGTTGAGAGCGGAAGGCAAGGACGTCGACATCTGGTGA
- a CDS encoding class II aldolase/adducin family protein has product MPFPADTPDLRRDIIETARALPFKGLTKGTSGNVSARTADGFLVTPSGIPYADLNEDLIVSMDLEGTYRGETLPSSEWRMHMDIYKAKPEAGAVVHCHSPRATALACLNRGIPAFHYMVALAGGDRIDCAPYATFGTAALSEVMIAALEDRNACLLANHGQIACGPTLTKALGVADGVEELADQYLSALSIGEPDILGDAEMAEILRKFKNYGKQPEEMDTAHGAAFDMPVRRD; this is encoded by the coding sequence TTGCCCTTTCCCGCCGATACGCCAGACCTCCGCCGAGACATCATCGAGACAGCCCGCGCCCTACCGTTCAAGGGTTTGACCAAGGGAACCTCCGGAAACGTCAGCGCGCGTACCGCGGACGGGTTCCTTGTGACCCCGTCCGGCATTCCCTATGCCGACCTGAACGAAGACCTGATCGTGTCGATGGATCTTGAAGGGACTTATCGCGGCGAGACCCTGCCGTCTTCGGAATGGCGCATGCATATGGATATCTACAAGGCCAAACCGGAAGCGGGCGCGGTCGTCCATTGCCACTCACCGCGCGCAACGGCGCTCGCCTGCCTCAACCGGGGTATCCCGGCGTTCCACTATATGGTGGCCCTGGCCGGCGGTGACCGGATCGACTGCGCGCCTTACGCCACCTTCGGCACGGCAGCCCTTTCGGAAGTGATGATCGCGGCTCTAGAAGACCGCAACGCCTGCCTGCTGGCCAACCACGGCCAGATTGCCTGCGGTCCGACCCTGACGAAGGCGCTCGGCGTGGCGGACGGCGTGGAGGAGCTGGCCGATCAGTATCTCTCGGCCCTGTCCATCGGCGAACCGGATATTCTCGGCGATGCGGAAATGGCGGAAATCCTGCGGAAGTTCAAGAACTACGGCAAGCAACCGGAAGAGATGGATACCGCCCACGGCGCCGCCTTCGACATGCCTGTGAGGAGAGACTGA
- a CDS encoding ROK family protein produces MRLGIDWGGTKMEIIALEETGTEIYRKRVATPRDDYKGCIETVADLVSAAEAETGQTGTVGLGIPGSLSPGTGLVKNANSTWMNGMPLDKDLEARLGRPVRIENDANCLAVSEATDGAGAGAHVVHAIIIGTGSGSGIAIDGKAHRGANGIAGEWGAIPVPWMTADEFPGPESWTGHRGAIDRWCSGTGFQLDYQERAGELLKGDEIMARKRASEPQAIAAYEAYVHRLARALAMAANLLDPDVFVLGGGMSNIDELYDDLAAAMAPYIFSDVYEVPIRKARHGDSSGVRGAAWLWNT; encoded by the coding sequence ATGCGGCTCGGGATCGACTGGGGCGGTACCAAGATGGAGATCATCGCGCTCGAGGAGACGGGCACGGAGATCTACCGCAAGCGCGTTGCGACCCCGCGCGATGATTATAAAGGCTGTATCGAGACAGTTGCCGACCTCGTCTCCGCGGCCGAAGCGGAAACCGGGCAGACAGGCACTGTCGGTCTCGGCATTCCGGGCTCGCTTTCGCCCGGAACCGGGCTCGTCAAGAATGCGAATTCCACCTGGATGAACGGCATGCCGCTCGACAAGGATCTGGAAGCGCGGCTCGGGCGGCCGGTACGCATTGAAAACGACGCCAATTGCCTTGCGGTTTCCGAAGCGACGGACGGCGCCGGCGCGGGCGCGCACGTGGTTCACGCAATCATTATCGGCACTGGCTCGGGCTCCGGGATCGCCATCGACGGCAAGGCCCATCGGGGCGCCAATGGCATTGCCGGGGAATGGGGCGCGATCCCGGTCCCCTGGATGACAGCCGACGAGTTCCCCGGCCCGGAAAGCTGGACCGGCCACAGGGGCGCTATCGACCGCTGGTGTTCCGGCACCGGCTTTCAGCTCGACTACCAGGAACGTGCGGGCGAACTGCTGAAGGGCGATGAGATCATGGCCCGCAAGCGCGCCAGCGAGCCGCAGGCCATTGCCGCCTATGAGGCCTATGTCCACCGGCTCGCGCGTGCGCTGGCCATGGCGGCCAATCTCCTCGACCCGGACGTGTTCGTGCTCGGCGGCGGCATGTCGAATATCGACGAACTTTACGACGATCTTGCTGCGGCAATGGCGCCGTACATATTTTCCGATGTGTATGAGGTGCCGATCCGAAAGGCGCGCCATGGGGACAGCTCGGGCGTCCGCGGCGCCGCCTGGCTTTGGAACACGTAA
- a CDS encoding LysR family transcriptional regulator, producing the protein MNWDDIRIFLAVARSGQILAAARRLGVNHATVARRLTALEGDLRTKLFDRSTSGCVLTEKGQQLLVNAERMEAEMLAAQSQIADTNVAISGTVRIGAPDGFGVAFLAPRLGELSRAYPDITVQLVPVPRSFSLSRREADIAITVDRPEHGRLIARKLVDYSLGLYASKSYLAANGLPQTAADLSSHQLVGYVDDLVYSPSLNYAAEIFREWPARFEIASALGQTEAVRSGAGIGILHTFIAKGDPELEQVLPDKVINRAYWTVSHESTRPLRHVNAVLEFIGGLVTREKQIFV; encoded by the coding sequence ATGAACTGGGACGATATTCGCATCTTTCTCGCCGTGGCCCGCTCCGGCCAGATCCTGGCCGCCGCCCGGCGGCTCGGCGTCAATCATGCGACTGTCGCCCGCCGCCTGACCGCGCTGGAAGGCGATCTGCGGACCAAGCTCTTCGACCGGTCCACGTCCGGCTGCGTGTTGACGGAAAAAGGCCAGCAACTGCTGGTGAATGCCGAACGCATGGAAGCAGAGATGCTGGCCGCCCAGTCGCAGATCGCCGACACAAACGTCGCTATTTCCGGAACGGTCCGGATCGGTGCGCCGGACGGGTTCGGCGTTGCCTTTCTTGCCCCACGGCTCGGCGAACTCAGCCGGGCCTACCCGGACATTACGGTGCAACTGGTGCCGGTGCCACGCTCGTTCTCCCTGTCGCGACGGGAGGCCGATATCGCGATCACGGTCGACCGTCCGGAGCACGGCCGGCTGATCGCCAGGAAGCTCGTCGACTACTCACTCGGCCTTTATGCGTCGAAATCCTACCTGGCCGCCAACGGCCTTCCCCAAACGGCCGCGGACCTCTCGTCCCACCAGTTGGTCGGCTACGTCGACGACCTGGTCTATTCCCCCTCGCTCAACTACGCGGCGGAAATCTTCCGGGAGTGGCCTGCGCGGTTCGAAATCGCCTCGGCGCTCGGACAGACGGAAGCGGTCCGCTCCGGTGCGGGCATCGGCATTCTGCATACCTTCATCGCCAAGGGGGATCCGGAGTTGGAACAGGTTCTGCCTGACAAGGTGATCAACCGCGCCTATTGGACCGTGTCCCACGAAAGCACCCGGCCGCTCAGGCATGTGAACGCGGTGCTGGAGTTCATCGGCGGGCTGGTCACAAGGGAAAAGCAGATTTTCGTTTAG
- a CDS encoding DUF6030 family protein → MKRGILKYLKDRLAVGSRTRDVPDRMARRAYSSHYRAERQRLRWGDGEQVLTRSKSDRIPGSRSGGTSHAAQSGLAHHRKVIFYVLPLLICVAAAAVLFVNGRRAVEPPPVEKKASLPDPLAGYPEKVKQELLAPEARVPATLKLTFTGNPADLCGELAALGLENNGWRRAAFSGDRWQCNSDLVDLTTPSVDYGPSTLFFLMRGPDEETVDYLRLKLNVEDPKQMEIGQEAARLVIGALSDRYAWAVPDKVLEAIAHFKALEMTDRGVRLSVAPEDPDLTGDPTARQRLNIIIDFGKPDLIRSAKEFEPQPRTRRRPMPPAVE, encoded by the coding sequence ATGAAACGCGGCATTTTGAAATATCTGAAGGATCGGCTCGCGGTCGGAAGCCGAACGCGCGACGTTCCGGATCGAATGGCCAGACGGGCCTATTCCTCGCATTATCGTGCCGAGCGTCAGCGGCTGCGTTGGGGCGATGGCGAGCAGGTGCTAACCCGGTCGAAGAGCGATCGGATACCGGGTTCCAGGTCTGGCGGAACATCGCATGCCGCGCAGTCCGGGCTGGCCCATCACCGGAAGGTGATTTTCTATGTTTTGCCGCTGCTGATTTGTGTGGCGGCTGCGGCAGTCTTGTTCGTCAACGGACGACGGGCAGTGGAGCCGCCGCCGGTTGAGAAAAAGGCGAGCCTGCCGGATCCGCTCGCCGGTTATCCGGAGAAGGTGAAACAGGAGCTTCTCGCCCCGGAAGCGCGCGTGCCCGCGACCCTCAAATTGACCTTCACCGGCAATCCGGCCGACCTGTGCGGGGAACTGGCGGCGCTCGGACTTGAAAACAACGGCTGGCGGCGGGCGGCTTTTTCGGGGGACCGATGGCAATGCAACTCGGACCTTGTGGATCTGACGACGCCCAGCGTCGACTACGGGCCGTCCACGCTGTTTTTTCTGATGCGCGGACCCGATGAAGAAACGGTCGATTATCTCCGGCTGAAGCTCAATGTCGAAGATCCGAAACAGATGGAGATCGGCCAGGAAGCCGCCCGGCTGGTGATCGGCGCCTTGTCCGACCGCTATGCCTGGGCTGTCCCGGACAAGGTTCTGGAGGCCATTGCGCATTTCAAGGCGCTGGAAATGACGGACAGGGGCGTCCGGCTTTCGGTCGCGCCGGAGGATCCGGACCTGACGGGCGATCCCACGGCCCGCCAGCGGCTCAATATCATCATCGACTTCGGCAAACCGGACTTGATCCGTTCGGCAAAGGAATTCGAACCGCAGCCGCGCACGCGACGGAGGCCTATGCCTCCGGCAGTGGAATGA
- a CDS encoding pirin family protein: MSWINGPDPIPGDPLSCDPVETVIVPRTSDLGGFEVRRALPSARRRMVGPFIFFDQMGPAELLVGGGIDVRPHPHIGLATLTYLFDGEIYHRDSLGTEQAITPGALNWMSAGKGIVHSERERPERKTSSRPLFGLQSWVALPKHMEEGDPTFEHLPSDAQPEFADGGASVKLIAGDLFGHKAPAKIASEMFYADVRLDPGARMPLDAAHEERGLYTISGQVTIAGQAFEPAQLLVFKPGDRLVIENAGPEPARFVLLGGDPMDERRYIWWNFVSSSKERIEQAKEDWRQGRFDTVPGDEKDFIPLPEA, from the coding sequence ATGAGCTGGATTAACGGACCTGATCCGATCCCCGGAGACCCGCTTTCCTGTGACCCGGTGGAAACCGTAATCGTGCCGCGGACAAGCGATCTCGGCGGATTCGAGGTGCGTCGTGCCCTGCCCTCCGCCCGCAGGCGGATGGTCGGCCCCTTCATCTTTTTCGACCAGATGGGCCCGGCCGAGCTGCTGGTCGGCGGTGGGATCGACGTCCGTCCGCATCCGCATATCGGGCTGGCGACGCTAACCTATCTGTTTGATGGCGAGATCTATCACCGCGACAGCCTGGGCACGGAGCAGGCAATTACCCCCGGCGCGCTCAACTGGATGTCGGCCGGCAAAGGCATCGTGCATTCGGAACGGGAACGCCCGGAGCGCAAAACATCTTCCAGGCCATTGTTCGGGTTACAGAGCTGGGTCGCCCTGCCAAAACATATGGAAGAGGGCGATCCGACTTTCGAGCACCTGCCGAGTGACGCCCAGCCGGAATTCGCCGATGGCGGAGCCTCCGTCAAACTGATTGCCGGCGATCTCTTCGGCCACAAGGCACCTGCCAAAATCGCTTCGGAGATGTTTTACGCCGACGTCCGGCTGGATCCCGGCGCCCGGATGCCGCTGGACGCTGCCCATGAAGAGCGTGGTCTCTACACAATTTCAGGCCAGGTCACGATTGCCGGGCAAGCCTTCGAACCGGCCCAGCTTCTGGTGTTCAAGCCGGGCGACAGGCTGGTAATCGAGAATGCCGGACCGGAACCGGCCCGCTTCGTCCTCCTGGGCGGCGACCCCATGGACGAGAGGCGTTACATCTGGTGGAACTTCGTGTCCTCGTCGAAGGAACGGATCGAGCAGGCCAAGGAAGATTGGCGTCAGGGCCGCTTCGATACGGTCCCGGGGGACGAAAAGGACTTCATTCCACTGCCGGAGGCATAG
- the cydC gene encoding thiol reductant ABC exporter subunit CydC: MSPLRRIVLWQWRHSPTAFLLGIAVALIPALAGIALLGVSGWFITAAAFAGLGLFALNIFIPSALIRALAIARTAGRYGERVLTHDATFRFLTNLRKRIFQGQAARIGDGTRPARSGAALNRLTSDIQALDAVYLRLIVPAVLCLVTGLLALAWVSKVAPIAGLGIAGFVLWDLAFCGYLLKNRYAESARRQEAAHEAMRLRSVDLVAGRRDLAVYGGLEQSANAILHAEDRLAASVEEMEARTARILALHGFAGQISVVLTLVLASIFMLRGELAPVWGVALILVAIALPEVLGGLVPGLANLQRTQLAARRAADGAHEGGDPTGQRTASASGNFATDPVLSFTSVTFAYPGAESAVLSDFSFSIARGEVLALIGRSGCGKSTISAIASRLLTPQGGSVTLCGQDLQTLQEKDLRETVTVLGQKPYLFNDTVAANLRIAKPSATDDELWAALDMAALGSRIRGSEIGLETVLGEGGLGLSGGEQRRLGLARAYLTRPVLFILDEMTEGLDEKTAKDVLDRFEEFRGDAGVLMIAHKSMEIARADRVLELRDVEKSVAAE; encoded by the coding sequence ATGAGCCCGCTCCGCCGGATCGTCTTGTGGCAATGGCGCCACTCGCCGACCGCATTTCTGTTGGGAATTGCGGTCGCTCTGATACCCGCGCTTGCAGGCATTGCACTTCTGGGTGTTTCGGGATGGTTCATCACGGCAGCCGCCTTTGCGGGGCTTGGCCTGTTCGCACTGAATATCTTCATTCCGAGTGCGCTGATTCGGGCGCTGGCGATCGCCCGGACCGCCGGCCGTTATGGCGAGCGCGTCCTCACCCATGACGCCACCTTCCGTTTTCTGACCAATTTGAGAAAACGCATCTTCCAGGGTCAGGCAGCCAGGATCGGCGACGGGACCCGCCCGGCGCGAAGCGGCGCGGCCCTCAATCGCTTGACCTCCGATATCCAGGCGCTCGATGCGGTTTATCTCCGCCTGATCGTCCCGGCAGTCCTGTGTCTCGTAACCGGACTTCTGGCGCTCGCCTGGGTCTCGAAAGTGGCGCCGATTGCGGGGCTGGGGATTGCAGGGTTCGTGCTCTGGGATCTGGCATTCTGCGGCTATCTTCTGAAAAACAGGTATGCGGAGTCCGCCCGCCGGCAGGAAGCGGCGCACGAGGCCATGCGCCTCAGAAGCGTCGATCTCGTCGCCGGGCGCCGGGACCTAGCCGTATACGGGGGTCTCGAGCAAAGCGCGAATGCCATTCTGCATGCGGAAGACAGGTTGGCGGCCTCCGTCGAGGAAATGGAGGCGCGGACCGCCCGGATCCTGGCGCTTCATGGCTTTGCCGGACAGATTTCCGTTGTTCTGACGCTGGTTCTGGCCAGCATATTCATGTTGCGCGGCGAGTTGGCGCCGGTCTGGGGGGTGGCGCTTATCCTGGTTGCGATTGCGCTTCCTGAAGTGCTCGGAGGGTTGGTCCCGGGTCTCGCCAATCTGCAAAGGACGCAACTTGCCGCGAGACGGGCCGCCGACGGCGCGCACGAGGGGGGCGACCCAACCGGACAGAGAACAGCGTCGGCCAGCGGGAATTTCGCGACCGATCCCGTCCTTTCCTTCACCTCCGTGACCTTTGCCTATCCCGGTGCCGAAAGCGCGGTCCTGTCGGATTTTTCCTTTTCGATCGCCAGGGGCGAGGTCCTGGCTTTGATCGGGCGAAGCGGCTGCGGCAAATCGACGATCTCCGCGATTGCCTCCAGACTTCTCACCCCGCAGGGAGGTTCGGTGACGCTTTGCGGGCAGGACCTGCAGACGTTACAGGAAAAAGACCTGCGCGAGACGGTCACGGTTCTGGGACAGAAGCCGTACCTGTTCAATGATACGGTCGCCGCCAACCTTAGGATCGCCAAGCCTTCGGCCACGGATGACGAATTGTGGGCCGCGCTGGATATGGCGGCCCTCGGATCCCGGATCCGTGGCAGCGAAATCGGTCTGGAAACGGTCCTGGGCGAGGGGGGGCTGGGCCTGTCCGGCGGCGAACAGCGGCGCCTCGGTCTGGCCCGGGCCTATCTGACCCGCCCGGTGCTCTTCATTCTGGACGAAATGACGGAAGGTCTGGACGAAAAGACCGCGAAGGATGTTCTGGACCGGTTCGAGGAGTTCCGCGGCGATGCCGGCGTCCTCATGATCGCCCATAAATCGATGGAAATCGCCCGCGCCGACCGGGTTCTGGAGCTTCGGGACGTGGAAAAGAGCGTGGCCGCGGAATAG
- the cydD gene encoding thiol reductant ABC exporter subunit CydD produces MTVSAAKDAAESGEQGEPIADLVPAEKRLVRKAGWLLSIADLLWIGQAALLSLVISEFVTGRPQAGFVPLLAAATAGFIALAGVRQWLGLKATASARLAARAVKTRVRTTLLAAIAKTSPAAALPSSGHVAATLSEQVDALGPYLGNFYPQQFRLKVVPLGILAVTFYVSWLAAVILMIAGPVIPLFMALIGIRAKAASEGQQEELTRMSGFLLDRVRGLETLRLFGALGQTEAQIDRVGEAFRIGTMRVLKIAFLSSTVLELFSALGIAFVAVFVGFSLLGSVTVGTWDAPLTFGGGFFVLLLAPEFFAPLRAYAAAYHDRAAGLAAKEKLQDLYSTIIAQGVQSGSPEGSGGAEDKATEPASGQISAPGIRLDHLTVSLGGKSIIRDFSLEIPSGETAILTGPSGAGKTTLLDCLLGLHRPDSGRIVIDGKDLLTLDLGRWRQEICWVGQNPRLFHGSLRANLLRSDPQASTEDMMQAVRLAGAAALVESLPRGLETIIGEDGFGLSVGEKRRIALARAALRKTAGLILADEPTAGLDDQTANDVIAGLTKMAAGRTLILATHDPKLMSVPGQRIELDAAHLTEATA; encoded by the coding sequence ATGACTGTATCCGCAGCGAAAGATGCTGCCGAAAGCGGAGAGCAGGGCGAACCGATCGCGGATCTGGTTCCCGCCGAAAAGCGTCTGGTCCGCAAGGCCGGATGGTTGCTTTCGATTGCCGATCTGTTGTGGATCGGTCAGGCCGCATTGCTGAGCCTTGTCATTTCCGAATTTGTCACGGGCAGACCGCAAGCCGGGTTCGTGCCCCTGCTTGCCGCGGCTACCGCCGGTTTCATCGCGCTGGCCGGTGTGCGCCAGTGGCTTGGACTGAAAGCTACGGCATCCGCGCGTTTGGCTGCCCGGGCCGTCAAGACGAGGGTGCGGACGACACTGCTTGCTGCCATCGCAAAGACGTCCCCGGCAGCGGCTCTGCCGTCCAGCGGACACGTGGCAGCCACTTTAAGCGAGCAGGTCGATGCGCTCGGCCCCTACCTCGGCAACTTCTATCCGCAGCAGTTCCGCTTGAAGGTCGTCCCGCTCGGCATTCTCGCCGTGACTTTTTATGTGAGCTGGTTGGCTGCGGTGATCCTTATGATCGCCGGGCCGGTCATCCCGCTGTTTATGGCGCTCATCGGGATCCGGGCGAAAGCGGCAAGCGAGGGACAGCAGGAAGAGCTGACCCGCATGAGCGGGTTTCTGCTCGACCGCGTCCGCGGCCTTGAAACCCTCCGCCTGTTTGGAGCCCTTGGGCAGACCGAAGCGCAGATAGATCGTGTCGGCGAAGCTTTCCGAATCGGCACAATGCGGGTCCTGAAAATAGCCTTCCTGTCCTCCACGGTGCTGGAGCTGTTCAGCGCTCTGGGGATCGCCTTCGTCGCCGTCTTTGTGGGATTTTCACTTCTGGGCAGTGTGACCGTGGGCACCTGGGATGCGCCGCTGACCTTCGGCGGTGGGTTCTTTGTTTTGCTGCTGGCGCCGGAATTCTTCGCTCCGCTCCGCGCTTATGCCGCCGCCTATCACGACCGGGCCGCGGGCCTGGCCGCCAAGGAAAAGCTGCAGGATCTCTATTCCACGATCATTGCCCAGGGCGTTCAATCTGGTTCGCCTGAAGGATCGGGTGGGGCGGAGGACAAGGCGACGGAGCCGGCATCCGGGCAAATAAGTGCACCTGGAATCAGGCTCGATCACCTGACCGTCTCCCTTGGCGGCAAGAGCATCATTCGCGATTTTTCGCTTGAAATACCGTCCGGCGAGACCGCGATCCTCACCGGACCGAGCGGGGCCGGCAAGACGACGCTTCTCGATTGCCTGCTCGGCCTGCACCGTCCCGACAGCGGGCGGATCGTCATTGACGGCAAGGATCTCCTCACGCTTGATCTCGGCCGTTGGCGCCAGGAGATCTGCTGGGTCGGCCAGAACCCACGCCTGTTCCACGGGTCCCTGCGCGCCAATCTCCTGCGCTCGGACCCGCAGGCTTCAACGGAAGACATGATGCAGGCGGTCCGCCTGGCAGGCGCTGCCGCGCTGGTGGAAAGCCTGCCGCGCGGTCTGGAGACCATCATCGGCGAAGACGGGTTTGGCTTGTCCGTCGGCGAAAAGCGGCGCATCGCATTGGCGCGGGCGGCCCTGCGAAAGACGGCCGGCCTGATCCTCGCGGATGAGCCGACCGCCGGCCTCGACGACCAGACCGCGAATGACGTGATTGCCGGTCTGACTAAGATGGCGGCCGGCCGGACGCTCATCCTTGCGACCCATGACCCGAAACTCATGTCTGTTCCCGGTCAGCGGATCGAACTGGACGCCGCCCATCTGACGGAGGCGACCGCATGA
- a CDS encoding CoA-acylating methylmalonate-semialdehyde dehydrogenase encodes MQTIGHFIGGKLVEGTSGRFADVYNPATGEVQAKVALASKAEMDAAVANAAAAQPAWAATNPQRRARVLMKFVDLLHRDMDKLAEALSREHGKTLPDAKGDVIRGLEVAEFCIGAPHLLKGEFTEGAGPGIDMYSIRQPLGVAAGITPFNFPAMIPMWKFCPAIAAGNAFILKPSERDPSVPIMLAELMLEAGLPAGILNVVNGDKEAVDAILDDPIIQAVGFVGSTAIAEYVYSRGCAAGKRVQCFGGAKNHMIIMPDADMDQAADALIGAGYGAAGERCMAVSVAVPVGETTADALMAKLAPRVEALKIGPYTAGDDVDFGPLVTKEALARVKGLVDQGVKEGAKLVVDGRDFTLQGYENGNFMGGCLFDNVTKDMEIYKTEIFGPVLSVVRAGDYEEALDLAMSHEYGNGTAIYTRDGDTARDFASRINIGMVGINVPIPVPLAYYTFGGWKRSGFGDLNQHGPDAFRFYTRTKTVTSRWPSGLKDGAEFVIPTMK; translated from the coding sequence ATGCAGACCATTGGGCATTTCATCGGCGGTAAACTCGTAGAGGGCACCTCCGGCCGCTTTGCGGACGTCTATAACCCGGCAACCGGCGAAGTTCAGGCAAAGGTCGCACTCGCCTCCAAGGCCGAAATGGATGCCGCTGTTGCCAATGCGGCCGCAGCGCAGCCGGCATGGGCCGCGACCAATCCGCAGCGCCGCGCCCGCGTGCTGATGAAGTTTGTCGATCTCCTGCATCGCGACATGGACAAGCTTGCCGAGGCGCTGTCGCGCGAACACGGCAAGACCCTTCCGGACGCCAAGGGCGACGTGATCCGCGGTCTGGAAGTGGCCGAGTTCTGCATCGGCGCGCCGCATCTGCTCAAGGGCGAGTTCACCGAGGGTGCAGGTCCCGGCATCGACATGTACTCCATCCGCCAGCCGCTTGGCGTCGCCGCAGGCATCACCCCATTCAACTTCCCGGCCATGATCCCCATGTGGAAGTTCTGCCCGGCGATCGCAGCCGGCAATGCTTTCATCCTGAAGCCGTCGGAACGCGATCCCTCTGTGCCGATCATGCTGGCCGAACTGATGTTGGAAGCCGGGCTTCCGGCTGGCATCCTCAATGTCGTCAATGGCGACAAGGAGGCGGTCGACGCGATCCTGGACGATCCGATCATCCAGGCCGTCGGCTTCGTCGGCTCCACCGCGATCGCCGAATATGTGTACTCCCGCGGCTGTGCGGCCGGCAAGCGCGTGCAGTGCTTCGGTGGCGCCAAGAACCACATGATCATCATGCCGGATGCGGATATGGATCAGGCCGCCGACGCGCTGATTGGTGCCGGTTACGGCGCTGCCGGTGAGCGCTGCATGGCTGTGTCCGTCGCCGTTCCGGTCGGTGAGACGACCGCCGATGCGCTGATGGCAAAGCTCGCGCCGCGCGTCGAGGCCCTGAAGATCGGGCCGTATACCGCCGGCGACGATGTCGACTTCGGCCCTCTGGTCACCAAGGAAGCGCTCGCCCGGGTGAAAGGGCTGGTCGACCAGGGTGTCAAGGAAGGCGCCAAGCTGGTCGTCGACGGTCGCGATTTCACCCTGCAGGGTTATGAAAACGGAAACTTCATGGGCGGCTGTCTGTTCGACAATGTCACCAAGGACATGGAGATCTACAAGACCGAGATCTTCGGTCCGGTGCTGTCCGTCGTCCGCGCCGGCGACTATGAGGAAGCCCTTGATCTCGCCATGAGCCACGAATACGGCAACGGCACCGCGATCTATACCCGTGACGGCGACACCGCCCGCGATTTCGCGTCGCGTATCAACATCGGCATGGTCGGCATCAACGTGCCGATCCCCGTGCCGCTTGCCTATTACACCTTTGGCGGCTGGAAGCGTTCCGGCTTCGGCGATCTCAACCAGCACGGCCCGGACGCCTTCCGCTTCTATACCCGGACGAAGACCGTTACCTCGCGCTGGCCGTCCGGCCTCAAGGACGGGGCCGAATTCGTCATTCCGACGATGAAGTAA